A region of Ursus arctos isolate Adak ecotype North America unplaced genomic scaffold, UrsArc2.0 scaffold_31, whole genome shotgun sequence DNA encodes the following proteins:
- the LOC113243681 gene encoding 40S ribosomal protein S15a-like: protein MVHVNVLADALQSINNAEKRGKCQVFIRLCSKATVRFLTVRTKLGYVGEFESIADHRAGNIVVDLMGRLNMCGVSSPRFDVQLKDLQKWQNNLLASLQFGFIVLTISAGIMDHEEARRKHTGGAPGWHSG, encoded by the coding sequence ATGGTGCACGTGAATGTCCTGGCAGATGCTCTCCAGAGCATTAACAATGCTGAAAAAAGAGGCAAATGCCAGGTTTTTATTAGGCTATGTTCCAAAGCCACCGTCCGGTTTCTCACTGTGAGGACGAAGCTCGGTTATGTTGGCGAATTTGAAAGCATTGCTGATCACAGAGCTGGGAACATTGTTGTGGACCTCATGGGCAGGTTAAACATGTGTGGAGTGAGCAGCCCCAGATTTGATGTCCAACTCAAAGATCTACAAAAATGGCAGAATAACCTGCTTGCATCCCTCCAGTTTGGTTTCATTGTCCTGACAATATCAGCTGGCATCATGGACCAtgaagaagcaagaagaaaacacacaggaggggcgcctgggtggcacagcggttaa